A single region of the Candidatus Manganitrophaceae bacterium genome encodes:
- a CDS encoding ribonuclease J — translation MSQEQIEKTVHPLHVVPLGGLGEIGMNMMTFEYEGSVVLVDVGLMFPKNDMLGVDIVIPDFSSLFDPNKKVLGIFLTHGHEDHIGAVPYLLREMDVPIYGTPLTLGFVSEKLKEHRSELFRREDGSPITPRLISIKPREPIFVGPFCIEPISVTHSVVDSVAYAITTPVGCVIHTGDFKIDPTPVGGSYFDSDRFKEYGEKGVLALFSDSTNAEREGHTGSESRVGENFEKLFGEAEGRIIIATFSSNIHRIDQIAQIASRRGRKIFLAGRSMIDNVRIARELGYLSFPLDQIAPIDDLGHTPDGEVVLITTGSQGEPMSALYRMATDDHKQIQIKPGDTVILSARVIPGNEEDISHVINHLFRKGARVLHEKIAPVHVSGHASREEQKKMIEWIRPEFFIPIHGEYRQLISHAALASKAGIEPGHILVVEDGDEILLRPGRCEKGKTIPSGRIYIDGKGIGDVEQSVLKDRRHLGSDGMVIVTVTLEKEGRKIRSGPTLLSRGFTSQGGEPHPLWKEMEASLRALLSDMETDPIWGSELTADLKEGMETKIRQTVKKLISKKMNRYPMIIPNVIVI, via the coding sequence ATGTCGCAAGAACAAATAGAAAAGACCGTTCACCCTCTCCATGTCGTCCCGCTGGGAGGCTTGGGGGAGATCGGCATGAATATGATGACCTTCGAATACGAAGGCTCGGTCGTGCTGGTCGATGTCGGATTGATGTTCCCCAAGAACGATATGTTGGGCGTCGATATCGTCATCCCCGATTTCTCTTCCCTCTTTGATCCGAATAAAAAGGTCCTCGGCATTTTTCTGACCCATGGGCACGAGGATCATATCGGTGCGGTTCCCTATCTTCTCCGGGAGATGGATGTCCCGATTTATGGAACCCCGCTGACCCTCGGCTTTGTTTCGGAAAAATTGAAAGAGCATCGGTCGGAACTTTTCCGGCGGGAAGATGGGTCGCCGATCACCCCCCGTCTGATTTCGATTAAACCGAGAGAGCCGATCTTTGTCGGGCCGTTTTGCATCGAGCCGATCAGCGTGACACACAGCGTGGTCGACAGCGTTGCCTACGCCATCACCACCCCGGTCGGATGCGTTATTCATACCGGAGACTTTAAGATTGATCCCACGCCGGTCGGCGGAAGCTATTTCGACAGTGACCGATTCAAGGAGTATGGCGAAAAGGGGGTTCTCGCCCTCTTCTCCGACAGCACCAATGCCGAGCGGGAGGGGCACACTGGATCGGAGAGCCGCGTCGGCGAGAACTTTGAAAAACTCTTTGGCGAGGCGGAAGGGCGGATCATCATCGCGACCTTCTCTTCGAACATCCACCGGATCGACCAGATCGCTCAGATTGCCAGCCGCCGGGGACGGAAAATTTTCCTGGCCGGACGGAGCATGATCGACAACGTCCGGATTGCGAGGGAACTCGGGTACCTCTCCTTCCCCCTCGACCAGATCGCGCCGATCGACGACCTCGGCCATACCCCCGATGGAGAGGTGGTCCTGATCACCACCGGAAGCCAAGGAGAGCCGATGTCGGCGCTCTACCGGATGGCGACCGACGATCACAAACAGATTCAGATCAAACCGGGTGACACGGTTATCTTATCGGCGAGGGTCATTCCCGGAAATGAGGAAGACATCTCCCACGTGATTAACCACCTTTTTAGAAAAGGGGCCCGCGTGCTGCATGAAAAGATTGCGCCGGTCCATGTCTCCGGCCATGCCAGCCGTGAGGAGCAGAAAAAGATGATCGAGTGGATTCGGCCCGAATTCTTTATCCCGATCCATGGAGAGTATCGGCAGCTGATCTCCCATGCCGCGCTCGCTTCGAAAGCGGGGATCGAACCGGGACATATTTTGGTGGTCGAAGACGGCGACGAAATTCTGCTCCGGCCGGGGAGATGCGAAAAAGGAAAGACGATTCCCTCCGGACGGATTTATATCGACGGGAAAGGGATCGGCGACGTGGAACAATCGGTTTTGAAGGACCGGCGGCACCTCGGCTCCGACGGAATGGTCATCGTGACGGTCACCCTCGAAAAAGAAGGGAGAAAGATCCGGTCGGGCCCCACGCTCCTCTCCCGTGGATTTACTTCCCAAGGCGGCGAGCCTCACCCTCTCTGGAAGGAGATGGAGGCCTCCCTCCGCGCCCTTCTCTCCGACATGGAGACCGACCCGATCTGGGGCTCGGAGTTAACCGCCGACCTGAAAGAAGGGATGGAGACAAAGATCCGCCAGACCGTAAAGAAACTCATCTCCAAGAAAATGAACCGATATCCAATGATCATCCCCAACGTCATCGTCATCTAA
- a CDS encoding response regulator, whose translation MVDASRKTGLKKKIVSAMVIMAILPVFLGLIVTSWRGTTALRKAIGTNFEGLAKEAASKTDLGVQKEIAELHFIGASPEMQQALRNSTMLTFDREAPSGKALPSSLFDPKLVPFLDRTIHLPENESVLQSLVVVNRIGTPIAASSNILDKVSSTAESVWWKESSNGEKGAVYIGGIYQDDQNRSDFLFDIALPIFQKENGRFLGALKASLHLKPFLQPFIYPIRFGSTGHAMLIDSAGVVLICPILPTGSHVADPSLLETITSDHSGWVTAHNDGHGGTNSIVGFAPLPAVSQLVSAKGGKPWHSFIRQEPKETYEPIQSLLRTVSGYGLLLVVFTGTIGLTVAGKLVKPLLLLHEGAEHIRKGDLGYRLQVKTNDEIEALADKFNEMAERLSESYATLEQKVLARTRELQALNQIAMTSNQSLELQGLLDTTIEKVIEVTGFESGYIEILNPKENRLVMKSHFGLSSALLDQQGLFSESRPLSEEVIETRAPVILERAQQPETKHPFILEGYQTLIAFPIQSKNKIIGTFTLASRAVHSLTVQDLQLLSSIGNQIGTAVENAHLYQKEQETVEKLVEMDRIKSEFLSNVSHELRTPLTSIIGFSEILLDHLAGDLTSEQESYVRNMNTSGQHLLEIINNLLDLSKIKAGKMEIYPHPFSLRGLLETAQQTIIPLTYKKGLHFDVSVEEGLDVIYSDEGKIKQILLNLLGNAVKFTPANGIISLHVRMSRLGRSQAVEIRVRDTGIGIPEHSLKKIFDEFQQIDGSYTRDYPGTGLGLAITKRFIDMLGGEITVQSQSGAGSTFRVLIPLSEGSRMRQLDLVIPSQDAVRAAQPYNLQLQDTEEERPRILIVEDDPAVAKLLALYLTQEGYAILHAYDGQDAIEKAQELRPFAITLDIMLPRIDGWEVLKKLKTLPATRDIPVIIVSIVENPTLGFSLGAVDYFTKPINRKGLIDSLKKYSITQSIIRKPINFLVIEQDTTVMEQIGSILDEERFGVIKTNKGEEGVALAVEIQPDLILLDLMLENISGIETIHRLKQHPTAKNIPIILFSSRELTREEKHILDGQVREIIYKGPSLKETLIQEVRKFEKLYPDKAKMIDGLTGLYNERYLNNRLADEVNRAFRYKRPFSIFVSNIDEFRLFNRRHGTEAGNHVLRELAVLFRRNTRASNPLCRCGGSTFTLLLPETTRDAARMAAEKIRKLVESHDFSVSGKQSLEMITISIGISTFFDDADTAEKMIIQASSALRHAQEQGGNRTMSSDRIHTHES comes from the coding sequence TTGGTCGACGCGTCGAGGAAGACCGGGCTAAAAAAGAAAATTGTTTCGGCGATGGTGATCATGGCCATCCTCCCCGTCTTCCTTGGACTGATTGTTACCTCTTGGAGAGGAACCACCGCCCTTCGCAAGGCGATTGGAACCAACTTTGAAGGCCTTGCAAAAGAGGCGGCAAGCAAGACCGACCTCGGTGTTCAAAAAGAAATCGCCGAGCTTCACTTTATCGGCGCCTCCCCGGAAATGCAGCAAGCGTTACGCAACAGCACAATGCTCACCTTCGATCGGGAAGCGCCCTCCGGCAAAGCGCTTCCCTCTTCTCTCTTCGACCCGAAACTCGTCCCCTTTTTAGACCGAACCATTCACCTCCCCGAAAATGAATCGGTTTTACAGTCGCTGGTCGTCGTCAACCGCATCGGCACTCCCATTGCGGCCTCTTCCAATATCCTAGATAAGGTCTCTTCCACTGCGGAATCCGTTTGGTGGAAAGAGAGTTCCAATGGGGAAAAAGGGGCCGTCTACATCGGCGGGATTTATCAAGACGATCAAAACAGATCTGATTTTCTCTTCGATATTGCGTTACCTATTTTTCAGAAGGAGAACGGACGATTCCTAGGGGCCCTGAAGGCGAGCCTTCATCTCAAACCGTTTTTGCAGCCGTTTATCTATCCGATTCGGTTCGGATCGACCGGACATGCGATGCTGATTGATTCGGCCGGCGTCGTTTTAATCTGCCCGATCCTTCCAACCGGAAGCCATGTCGCCGATCCCTCTCTTTTAGAGACCATAACCTCCGATCATTCCGGCTGGGTCACCGCCCACAACGACGGCCATGGCGGGACCAATTCCATTGTCGGATTTGCACCCCTTCCCGCAGTCAGCCAGTTGGTTTCCGCGAAGGGAGGCAAACCGTGGCACAGCTTTATCCGGCAGGAGCCGAAGGAGACCTATGAGCCGATTCAGTCGCTGCTGAGGACTGTCTCGGGATACGGATTGCTTTTGGTTGTCTTTACAGGTACCATCGGGTTGACCGTCGCGGGAAAATTGGTGAAGCCGCTCCTTCTGTTGCACGAGGGGGCCGAACATATTCGAAAAGGGGATCTCGGATATCGTCTTCAAGTCAAAACAAACGATGAAATCGAGGCACTTGCCGATAAATTTAATGAGATGGCGGAGCGGCTCTCCGAGTCGTATGCGACCTTAGAGCAGAAGGTTCTGGCCCGGACCCGCGAGCTCCAGGCGCTGAATCAAATTGCGATGACCTCGAACCAATCGCTCGAATTGCAAGGCCTCTTGGATACGACGATTGAAAAGGTCATTGAGGTCACCGGATTCGAGTCGGGATATATCGAGATCCTTAATCCGAAAGAAAACAGGCTGGTGATGAAGAGCCATTTCGGCCTCTCTTCCGCGTTGCTCGACCAACAGGGCCTCTTCTCTGAAAGCCGTCCCCTCTCCGAAGAGGTCATCGAGACCCGCGCGCCGGTCATTCTGGAGCGGGCGCAGCAGCCGGAAACAAAGCACCCCTTTATACTGGAAGGGTATCAGACCCTCATTGCCTTCCCGATTCAATCGAAAAATAAAATCATCGGGACCTTTACCCTCGCCAGCCGGGCGGTTCACTCCCTGACCGTGCAAGATCTACAGCTTCTCTCCTCGATCGGGAACCAGATCGGCACCGCGGTGGAAAACGCCCATCTCTACCAAAAAGAGCAGGAGACGGTGGAGAAGCTGGTCGAGATGGATCGAATCAAATCGGAATTCCTCTCAAACGTCTCACACGAACTCCGAACCCCGCTGACCTCCATTATCGGTTTTTCGGAAATTCTCCTCGACCACTTGGCGGGTGATCTGACCTCCGAGCAAGAATCATACGTCCGGAACATGAACACAAGCGGGCAACACCTCCTCGAGATCATCAACAATCTCCTCGACCTCTCCAAAATCAAAGCCGGCAAGATGGAGATCTATCCTCATCCCTTCAGCCTCCGAGGCCTATTGGAGACGGCCCAGCAGACGATCATCCCGCTGACCTATAAAAAAGGCCTCCACTTCGACGTCTCGGTTGAAGAAGGGCTCGATGTGATCTACAGCGATGAGGGAAAGATTAAACAGATTTTGCTGAACCTCCTCGGAAATGCCGTCAAGTTCACCCCGGCCAATGGCATCATTAGCCTTCATGTCCGGATGAGCCGGCTCGGACGGTCCCAAGCGGTCGAGATACGGGTCCGAGACACCGGCATCGGCATTCCGGAACATTCGCTGAAAAAGATCTTTGACGAATTCCAGCAGATCGACGGTTCCTATACCCGCGACTATCCCGGCACCGGTTTGGGCTTGGCGATTACGAAGCGCTTTATCGACATGCTGGGGGGGGAGATCACGGTTCAAAGCCAATCCGGGGCAGGCAGCACCTTCCGTGTCCTCATCCCGCTCTCGGAGGGGAGCCGGATGCGTCAGCTTGATCTGGTTATTCCCTCACAAGACGCGGTGAGAGCCGCACAGCCCTATAATCTTCAATTGCAAGACACGGAAGAAGAGCGTCCCCGCATCCTCATCGTTGAAGATGATCCCGCCGTCGCCAAGCTGCTCGCCCTTTATCTGACCCAGGAAGGCTATGCCATCCTTCATGCCTATGACGGACAAGATGCGATCGAGAAGGCGCAGGAGCTCCGACCTTTTGCGATCACCCTCGATATTATGCTCCCGCGGATCGACGGGTGGGAGGTGTTGAAGAAGTTAAAAACCCTCCCCGCCACCCGAGACATTCCGGTGATCATCGTTTCCATCGTAGAAAATCCGACCCTCGGCTTCAGCTTGGGGGCAGTCGACTACTTCACGAAGCCGATCAATCGCAAAGGGCTGATCGACAGCCTGAAGAAGTATAGCATTACCCAATCGATCATCCGAAAACCGATCAACTTCTTGGTCATCGAACAAGACACGACGGTCATGGAACAGATCGGCTCCATTCTCGACGAGGAACGCTTCGGCGTCATCAAGACGAACAAAGGGGAAGAAGGGGTTGCTTTGGCAGTCGAGATACAGCCTGATCTCATCCTCCTCGACCTGATGCTTGAAAATATCTCGGGCATCGAGACGATCCACCGTTTAAAACAACACCCTACCGCAAAGAACATTCCGATCATTCTCTTTTCATCAAGGGAGCTGACGCGCGAAGAAAAACATATCCTCGACGGCCAGGTCCGGGAGATCATCTATAAGGGACCGTCCCTCAAGGAGACGTTGATTCAGGAGGTTCGAAAGTTTGAGAAGCTCTATCCGGACAAGGCCAAGATGATCGACGGCCTCACCGGCCTCTATAATGAACGGTATCTCAATAACCGGCTGGCCGATGAGGTGAATCGGGCCTTCCGCTATAAACGCCCCTTTTCAATTTTCGTCTCCAATATCGATGAATTTCGCCTCTTCAATCGACGGCATGGAACCGAAGCGGGCAACCACGTGCTGCGTGAGTTGGCTGTCCTCTTTCGGCGAAATACACGCGCGTCGAATCCGCTCTGTAGGTGCGGCGGGAGCACCTTCACCCTGCTGCTTCCCGAAACGACGCGGGATGCCGCACGGATGGCCGCCGAAAAAATCAGGAAATTGGTAGAGTCTCACGATTTCTCCGTTTCAGGAAAACAGTCCCTGGAAATGATCACGATCAGCATTGGCATCTCCACCTTCTTCGATGATGCCGACACCGCCGAGAAGATGATTATTCAGGCGAGCAGCGCGTTGCGCCACGCGCAAGAGCAGGGAGGCAATCGCACTATGTCGAGCGATCGGATCCATACCCATGAATCCTAA
- a CDS encoding DNA translocase FtsK, whose protein sequence is MASNKSNGYRDEMIGLLLIVVGLLLAISFLTYHPEDISFSTTATHPQIQNAIGKAGANLSDLFFQLFGIASYLFPVIFLVLGIKFFREGFGPIALRSVSGSALLLLTVASLAELEWGGFGSTVSPNFRGGLIGRLLSQFFLDYFAAIGSHIILFFLFLLGWMLISPFSPRAALEQIRTRASDLHQMIWEQIVIRQGKKKRRATAPAPSSKEPEIARTPAVEPPLPPQIALRPQQEVFPFVRSEEGDYRLPPLSLLADPSSTSKRMSEEEWVAQSHILERKLLDFDVEGKVTQVHPGPVVTMFEFEPAPGIKLNRITNLSDDLALAMKAMQVRIVAPLPGKSTVGIEIPNNIREEVILKEILSSAPFNQIGSKLRLALGKDIFGNPVSADLATMPHLLIAGSTGSGKSVGLNGMVLSLLYSATPSEVKMLMIDPKMLEFSLYDGIPHLVAPVIVRAKVASDALKKMVAEMQRRYQLLAEKGVRNIEAYNKLFKNGAPPAKVETVTPEGAPPPEPQGPLPYIVIFIDELADLMMVAPRDVEDSITRLAQMARAAGIHLVLATQRPSVDVITGVIKANFPARIAFCVSSKTDSRTILDANGAEQLLGKGDMLYLSAGTGKILRVHGSYVSEEEIKKVTSFVKEQASPHYEAALSEEAPSPEESSLNERDELYEQARELVISTGQASASFIQRRMRVGYPRAARMIEMMEEDGVIGPASGGKPREILVKKEIG, encoded by the coding sequence ATGGCGTCAAATAAGTCGAACGGTTATCGGGATGAAATGATCGGGCTGCTGCTGATCGTCGTGGGGCTTCTGTTGGCGATCAGCTTCCTTACCTATCACCCCGAAGATATTTCTTTTTCGACGACCGCGACCCATCCACAGATTCAAAATGCCATCGGCAAGGCGGGAGCGAACCTCTCCGACCTCTTCTTCCAGCTGTTTGGAATCGCTTCTTATCTCTTTCCGGTGATCTTTCTCGTTTTAGGAATCAAATTTTTCAGGGAGGGGTTCGGTCCGATTGCGCTGCGTAGTGTCTCCGGCTCGGCCCTTCTCCTCTTGACGGTCGCCTCGTTGGCCGAATTGGAGTGGGGAGGCTTCGGATCAACCGTCTCCCCCAATTTCCGGGGCGGGCTCATCGGCCGATTGCTGTCGCAGTTTTTCCTCGACTATTTCGCCGCCATCGGGAGCCATATCATCCTCTTCTTCCTCTTTCTCCTCGGCTGGATGTTGATCTCCCCCTTCTCTCCCCGCGCGGCGCTGGAGCAGATCCGGACCCGGGCGTCGGATTTACACCAAATGATTTGGGAGCAGATCGTCATCCGTCAGGGAAAAAAGAAGCGCCGCGCTACCGCCCCCGCGCCTTCATCGAAAGAGCCGGAGATCGCCCGAACGCCGGCGGTCGAACCCCCTCTCCCTCCCCAGATCGCCCTGCGTCCGCAGCAAGAGGTCTTTCCCTTTGTGAGGTCGGAGGAGGGAGATTATCGCCTCCCTCCCCTCTCCCTTTTAGCCGATCCTTCCAGCACGTCCAAACGGATGAGCGAAGAAGAGTGGGTCGCCCAATCCCACATCCTGGAGAGAAAGCTGCTGGATTTCGATGTCGAAGGGAAGGTGACGCAGGTTCATCCCGGGCCGGTGGTCACGATGTTCGAATTCGAGCCGGCCCCCGGCATCAAGCTCAATCGAATCACCAACCTCTCGGATGACCTCGCCCTGGCGATGAAGGCGATGCAGGTCCGCATCGTCGCCCCCCTTCCCGGAAAATCGACAGTCGGGATCGAAATTCCAAACAACATTCGGGAAGAAGTGATCTTAAAAGAAATTCTCTCTTCGGCCCCCTTCAATCAGATCGGCTCGAAGCTCCGTCTTGCCCTGGGAAAAGACATCTTCGGAAATCCGGTCTCCGCCGATCTCGCCACGATGCCGCACCTGCTGATTGCCGGTTCGACCGGGTCGGGAAAGAGTGTCGGTTTAAACGGGATGGTTCTCTCGCTTCTCTACTCTGCAACCCCTTCCGAAGTAAAGATGTTGATGATCGATCCCAAGATGCTCGAATTCTCCCTTTACGACGGCATCCCTCATTTGGTGGCGCCGGTGATCGTCCGAGCGAAAGTCGCCTCCGATGCGCTCAAGAAGATGGTCGCCGAGATGCAACGTCGGTATCAGCTCCTCGCCGAGAAGGGGGTTCGCAACATCGAGGCCTATAACAAATTATTCAAGAACGGCGCCCCCCCTGCGAAGGTGGAGACGGTCACGCCGGAAGGAGCCCCCCCTCCAGAGCCGCAGGGCCCGCTGCCGTATATCGTGATCTTCATCGACGAGCTGGCCGATCTGATGATGGTGGCGCCGCGCGATGTCGAGGATTCGATCACCCGCCTGGCACAGATGGCCCGCGCGGCCGGGATTCACCTGGTCCTCGCCACCCAGCGTCCCTCGGTCGATGTGATCACCGGGGTGATCAAGGCGAATTTCCCGGCCCGGATCGCTTTCTGCGTTTCGTCCAAAACCGACTCCAGAACGATCCTCGATGCCAACGGCGCCGAGCAGCTGTTGGGAAAGGGAGACATGCTCTATCTTTCGGCCGGCACCGGGAAGATTCTCCGGGTGCACGGCTCCTATGTCTCGGAAGAAGAGATTAAAAAGGTCACCTCCTTCGTGAAGGAACAGGCCTCTCCGCATTATGAGGCCGCCCTCTCGGAAGAGGCCCCTTCCCCGGAAGAATCTTCCTTAAACGAACGGGATGAACTTTATGAACAAGCGCGAGAGCTGGTCATCTCAACCGGTCAGGCATCCGCCTCTTTCATTCAGCGGCGGATGCGCGTCGGTTACCCCCGTGCCGCCCGGATGATCGAAATGATGGAAGAGGATGGGGTGATCGGACCGGCGAGCGGCGGGAAACCGAGAGAGATCCTCGTCAAAAAGGAGATCGGTTAA
- a CDS encoding YajQ family cyclic di-GMP-binding protein yields MADNSFDVVSKVEIQEVKNAVEQAVKEIRQRFDLKGTKSEIRLEEEKELIVTSDDDYKLKAVLDILQSKLVKRGVSLKALDYLPIERALGGTARQKINLQQGIASEKAKEITKAIRDSKLKVQAQIQGDQVRISSKSKDDLQSVMSLLRSQDFGVDLQFVNYR; encoded by the coding sequence ATGGCGGACAATTCATTCGATGTCGTTTCAAAGGTCGAAATCCAAGAGGTCAAGAACGCCGTCGAGCAGGCGGTCAAAGAGATCCGCCAGCGCTTCGACCTGAAAGGAACCAAGAGCGAAATTCGGCTGGAAGAAGAGAAGGAGCTGATCGTCACCTCGGACGACGATTACAAGTTGAAGGCGGTCCTCGACATTCTTCAATCCAAGCTGGTCAAACGAGGGGTCTCTCTAAAAGCGCTCGATTATCTGCCGATTGAACGAGCGCTGGGGGGAACCGCGCGCCAAAAGATCAACCTTCAGCAGGGAATCGCTTCGGAGAAAGCAAAAGAGATTACCAAAGCGATTCGAGACAGCAAACTTAAAGTGCAGGCGCAAATACAAGGAGACCAGGTCCGCATCTCCAGCAAGAGCAAAGACGATCTGCAATCGGTCATGAGCCTTCTTCGTTCCCAAGACTTTGGAGTCGATTTGCAGTTTGTAAATTACCGATGA
- a CDS encoding outer membrane lipoprotein carrier protein LolA — protein sequence MLYQKGFTVTFFRITLSLFILSLWVTSPRESAAKEDPASVAKKIQAAYDKITDLQTDFVQTVRFQDFDTPYVSKGKLFLKKGKMRWDYQEPSRQQIVVEGETATFYIPEHKQVIKSRIGGQSDSHLPLQLLSGTSRLDQDFQISIEEERPDKSLSLRLTPKSKETQVSKVLASVAPSPQVEGLVIQKVTLFEENGNVSTFSFEGMQINKGIGEDLFVLKIPKGTEVIDSP from the coding sequence TTGCTTTATCAGAAAGGATTTACTGTGACGTTCTTTAGAATAACGCTGAGCCTCTTCATTCTTTCCCTATGGGTGACATCGCCCCGCGAGAGCGCAGCAAAAGAAGATCCGGCCTCCGTGGCGAAAAAGATCCAGGCGGCCTATGATAAGATCACCGACCTGCAGACCGACTTCGTCCAAACCGTTCGCTTCCAAGACTTCGACACCCCCTATGTCTCCAAAGGAAAATTGTTCCTAAAAAAAGGAAAGATGCGGTGGGACTACCAAGAACCGAGCCGTCAGCAGATTGTCGTTGAAGGAGAGACGGCCACCTTCTATATCCCGGAGCACAAACAGGTCATCAAGAGCCGGATCGGCGGCCAATCGGACAGTCACCTGCCGCTGCAGCTTCTTTCCGGAACCAGCCGCCTCGACCAAGACTTTCAAATCTCCATTGAGGAGGAACGCCCCGACAAATCGCTCTCACTCCGCCTGACTCCGAAGAGCAAGGAGACGCAAGTCAGCAAGGTCCTCGCCTCAGTCGCTCCCTCTCCTCAAGTAGAAGGGTTGGTGATTCAGAAAGTGACCCTCTTCGAGGAAAATGGAAACGTTTCCACCTTTTCTTTTGAAGGAATGCAGATCAACAAAGGGATCGGTGAAGACCTCTTTGTCCTCAAAATTCCCAAAGGAACGGAGGTTATCGACTCTCCGTAA
- a CDS encoding response regulator — MNPKKVLIVDDEEFVRQLIQIKLKFCGIETIEAGNGVDAIEKAISERPDLILMDVMMPKMNGFEACQRLKASKETEHIPIVMLTARGDPTAKERGENAGAIEYLTKPFSPQKLADRIIEILKQSEVQS, encoded by the coding sequence ATGAATCCTAAAAAAGTATTGATTGTCGATGATGAAGAGTTCGTCCGACAGCTCATTCAGATCAAGCTGAAGTTCTGCGGGATTGAAACGATCGAGGCTGGAAACGGCGTCGACGCAATCGAGAAGGCGATCTCCGAGCGACCCGACCTCATTTTGATGGATGTCATGATGCCGAAGATGAACGGCTTCGAAGCCTGTCAACGGCTCAAAGCGAGCAAAGAGACGGAGCATATCCCCATCGTCATGCTGACCGCGCGGGGCGATCCCACCGCGAAGGAGCGGGGCGAAAACGCCGGAGCCATCGAATATCTCACCAAACCGTTCTCGCCGCAGAAACTGGCCGATCGGATCATCGAGATCTTAAAGCAGTCTGAGGTTCAATCGTGA